A part of Streptomyces sp. NBC_01210 genomic DNA contains:
- a CDS encoding SDR family oxidoreductase, protein MTGTTGICEGRVVIVTGAGRGLGRAHALAFAAEGAKVVVNDLGVGPDGAGSSAGPARQVVDEITAAGGAAVAHGGDIATTDGAASLVAAALESYGRLDTLVNNAGFLRDRMLVNLDEDDWDAVMRVHVKGHFLPLKHAAAYWRSEAKAGRPVAARVVNTTSGAGLLGSVGQGNYAAAKAGIIGLTLVASAEMGRYGVQVNAIAPAARTRMTEETFAGLSALPEDVSPLVVWLGSAAGTGVTGRVFEAEAGRITVMEGWRPGPTADKGTRWTPSEAGQAALKLLADAETPQPVYGAR, encoded by the coding sequence ATGACTGGGACAACCGGAATCTGCGAAGGACGCGTCGTCATCGTCACGGGTGCCGGGCGCGGTCTCGGACGGGCCCATGCGCTCGCCTTCGCCGCCGAGGGGGCGAAGGTCGTCGTCAACGACCTCGGCGTCGGACCGGACGGGGCGGGCTCCTCCGCGGGCCCGGCCCGGCAGGTCGTCGACGAGATCACGGCGGCGGGCGGTGCCGCGGTGGCGCACGGCGGCGACATCGCCACGACTGACGGTGCCGCTTCTCTCGTCGCCGCAGCGCTGGAGTCGTACGGCCGCCTCGACACCCTCGTCAACAACGCCGGGTTTCTGCGCGACCGGATGCTCGTCAACCTCGACGAGGACGACTGGGACGCCGTCATGCGGGTGCATGTGAAGGGCCACTTCCTGCCGCTCAAGCATGCCGCCGCGTACTGGCGTTCCGAGGCCAAGGCGGGTCGGCCGGTGGCGGCCCGGGTGGTCAACACCACCTCCGGAGCCGGGCTGTTGGGCAGTGTCGGCCAGGGCAACTATGCGGCCGCCAAGGCCGGGATCATCGGCCTGACGCTGGTCGCCTCGGCGGAGATGGGCCGGTACGGAGTCCAGGTCAACGCCATCGCGCCGGCGGCCCGTACCCGTATGACCGAGGAGACCTTCGCCGGCCTCTCCGCCCTGCCCGAGGATGTCTCGCCGCTCGTCGTCTGGCTCGGCTCCGCCGCCGGTACGGGTGTGACCGGCCGGGTCTTCGAGGCCGAGGCGGGCCGTATCACTGTCATGGAGGGCTGGCGGCCGGGACCCACCGCGGACAAGGGAACGCGCTGGACTCCCTCCGAAGCGGGCCAGGCCGCGCTGAAGCTGCTGGCGGACGCCGAGACTCCGCAACCGGTCTACGGGGCTCGGTGA
- a CDS encoding ribonuclease yields the protein MSTRVMMSVCESPPRIATLGGIAALASTLLIGGQATAAPTTVATVGDICYSDLPSQAHDTLDLIESGGPFPYSQDGTVFSNREGVLPSHSSGYYHEYTVKTPGSSTRGARRIVTGNAAQEDYYTADHYASFDLVDYGC from the coding sequence ATGTCTACGCGCGTCATGATGTCGGTATGCGAATCCCCCCCACGTATCGCCACTCTCGGCGGCATCGCCGCCCTCGCCTCCACCCTCCTCATCGGCGGACAGGCCACGGCCGCGCCCACGACCGTGGCCACGGTCGGTGACATCTGCTACTCCGACCTCCCCTCCCAGGCGCACGACACGCTCGACCTGATCGAGTCCGGCGGGCCGTTCCCGTACAGCCAGGACGGCACAGTCTTCTCGAACCGCGAAGGCGTCCTGCCGTCACACTCGTCCGGCTACTACCACGAGTACACCGTCAAGACGCCGGGCTCCTCCACCCGCGGCGCCCGCCGTATCGTCACGGGCAACGCGGCCCAGGAGGACTACTACACCGCCGACCACTACGCCTCGTTCGACCTCGTCGACTACGGCTGCTGA